The DNA sequence GGACTCCAGAGCTTGACCGTGCAGGTCAATACCACCAAAACCATCATCGTCGCAGTTTCCGACAACTGCGGGGAAGTGCGCGATACGATCACGCTTGAGGCAGTGCCATTGCCGATGGCGGATTTGGGGCAAGACATCGCTGGATGCTTGGGTACCGTGGAGAATTTCACCACTGGAACGCCCTCAGATATAGTGGATTGGTACGACATGAATGGCAATCCATTGGCACAAGACCAGCAAACCTATGCCATGATCTTCGCACAGGATGGAGAAGGCTTGATCGCCGAAGTCACCAACTCTTGTGGGACAGATCGAGACACCGTGTACTTCACCGCTACCGACCGGACGGGTCTAGACCTGATTTCCACCGCGGATGCTTGTCGTGATGAACCCATCTTGCTGACAGCGGGACAGCCCGGCGATGCCATCAATTGGGAAGATGCTCAAGGCAATATCCTCATGGTCGCCAACTCTCAGTTCACCTATGATGCTTCAGTCTCCAAGACCATCTTCGCGGAATTCACCGACCAATGCGGCAATGAACTCAGAGATACCGTGGTCGTGACTGTCCATGACCGTCCCACCATCAGCTTGGGGCCCGATTACGTCGTGGACCCCGGTCATGACACCTTGCTCGTTGGTGGCCTCCCGACTGACTCCGTGAACTGGTACGATGGGTTCGGCACACTACTGTTGGCGGACAATCCAGACTACCAAGTGACCTACACCCAAAACGTCACCATTGTGGTCGAGCAATACCCTGCCACCCGCGTATGCGCAGGATACGACACCTTGGTTGTAGAGGTCAAAGGATTGGTGGAATCTGTGCTTCCTTCTATGGTGGACAAATTCGAGGTCTACCCGAATCCTTCCTATGGTCAGATCCAGATCGACATGGACCTGCAACAAGGAGCCGACATCACGTTCAACCTCTACAATCTGCAAGGCCAATTGGTCAAGACCCAAAGCATCGGAGTTGCAAGCCAGGTTCAACATCCGTGGACGCTCCGCGGATTGGCTGCCGGCGTGTACCTACTTCAAGTTCAAGTGGGGCATGAACGCCTGACGACCAAGATCGAGTTGCGGTAATCTCCTCTGCCATTCGATCCACAAGCGGACTGCCTTTCTAGGCGGTCCGTTTTTTTTTGAAGCTGTTTCTGGCTTCCTGTTTCGGCTGCAAGGTCCAATTTCCAGAACCCCAATTGGCCATTTTTTCGGACATAGCCCCACTATGCCCTGCAAAAATGGCGGCTTGGGAACCTGAAACTTGTCCCTTTCGCTTCAAAACATAAAGCCTGAAACAGCTTCTTGGGGAGGATGGGACTACTTCCTGTTTCGGCTGCAAGGGCCAATTTCCAGAACCCCAATTGGCCATTTTTTCGGACATAGCCCCACTATGCCCTGCAAAAATGGTGGCTTGGGAACCTGAAACTTGTCCCTTTCGCTTCAAAACATAAAGCCTGAAACAGCTTCTTGGGGAGGATGGGACTGCTTCCTGTTTCGGCTGCAAGGCCCAATTTCCAGAACCCCAATTGGCCATTTTTTCGGACATAGCCCCACTATGCCTTGCAAAAATGGCGGCTTGGGAACCTGAAACTTGTCCCTTTCGCTTCAAAACATAAAGCCTGAAACAGCTTCTTGGGGAGGATGGGACTGCTTCCTGTTTCAGCTGCAAGGGTCCATGTCAGAGTGAATAAGCAGCTTGGGTGATGGGTTGAGGCTGGGCATTTTGGGCGCATCCCGGCGATCCTGCAGAAGGGGAGACGCCTAGTCATCGGGCGCCGGGTCAGTCCCTTCCGGACTCCGCTGTCGCTCCGGTCGGTGCCAATCTGTCTTCTGGCAATCACTGCTGGCCCAGAGGCTCATGTATTCGCAGAGCAGGAGGCAGGCACCGACTGAATCCTACAGGCACTTTGCGCCCCTGCAAGGCCATCCGCACCTGAGACCTAAACTCCTCGTGCGGCTGGCTCGTGTGGCGTGAGCCGACTGGAGTGTGAGGCGCAGCCGAAGTCCCGGAGGTACGGAGGGACCGAGTGCCAACGAGCACGGAAGGTGGCGACCCCGCGACGATCCTGTCCAGCGCCACCCGAGGTTTCAGCACGCGGGGGCACGCCCAAGTCATGCTCAAGCGCAAATTCATTTCCAAGCGCCCAATAAACCGATCATTTTGACCTTTTTCAGAAAGTCTCCGAGCGTGGATATGTGTATGTTTAGTTCATGGTGATCGAAGAACGGACAATCAGTTTTCAGGGGCGGCCCCTATTCCAGCGGGCCAAGTTCGAAACTCCCATGAAGCTCTCGGGGAAGATGGAGGACATGGCCTGCTTTTTCTACATGGTGGAAGGGTCGTACGATGTATTCGATGCACATGGAGCGATCCAGCTGGGGCCTCAGGAAGCGCTACTCAAAAGGTGCGGCAGCTATGTATCGCATCTGAAGGCGGGAAGCTGGGACGGCATTGTCATCTTTTTTTATCCGGATGTGCTGCACGAAATCTACAAGTATGAGCCGCCCAGCTTCTTGGAGACGGACATACAACCGATTCCTCCAGCAAAATTGGCGGGCAATGAGTTGGTGGACAAATTCATTCACGGGCTGTTCAACTACTTTGACAATCCCGACTTGATGGACGAGGAACTGGCCCTCCTGAAGGTGAAGGAGTTGATCCTCATCCTCCTGAAATCTCATCAATACCAGCATACGCGTACATTCATCGCAGATCTCTTCACGCCTGAACGCCTCCACTTCACATCCGTCATCGAGGCCAATCTATTCAGCCCGTTATCCTTGGAGGAATTGGCCTTCATCTGCAACAAAAGCCTTTCTTCTTTCAAGCGGGAATTCAAGCGCATTTATCAATCCTCTCCTGCCCGATACATCAAGGAGCGCCGTTTGGAGCACGCAGCCCAGCAACTCAGGGCCACTCAATCTCCGATCTCGGACATTGCCTTCAACACGGGATTTCAGGACTTGACGACCTTCTCCGCTTCTTTTCGACAGAAATTCAGCCAATCTCCCACGCAATACCGCATGAGCCAAATCGGAAAATAGTTGAGCGAATCTGGAAAAGCCCGGCCCTGGATTCTGGCCATCTTGAGCTTGTTCAATCAACACTCAACAAGATGAAAAGAATTTTCATTCCCCTTTTCTTATTGCTCACCACTCATTCTATCATGATGGCTCAAACCGAAAAGAAGTACAAAGTCCTGCAAATCACTCGCACCAGCGAGACGATCAACGTACCTGCCAATTCACTGTGGGAGGTCGTCCGCGAGTTTGACAATGTGGCTCTTTGGTCGTCCAATGTGG is a window from the Pontibacter sp. G13 genome containing:
- a CDS encoding AraC family transcriptional regulator, translating into MVIEERTISFQGRPLFQRAKFETPMKLSGKMEDMACFFYMVEGSYDVFDAHGAIQLGPQEALLKRCGSYVSHLKAGSWDGIVIFFYPDVLHEIYKYEPPSFLETDIQPIPPAKLAGNELVDKFIHGLFNYFDNPDLMDEELALLKVKELILILLKSHQYQHTRTFIADLFTPERLHFTSVIEANLFSPLSLEELAFICNKSLSSFKREFKRIYQSSPARYIKERRLEHAAQQLRATQSPISDIAFNTGFQDLTTFSASFRQKFSQSPTQYRMSQIGK